The following are encoded in a window of Tachyglossus aculeatus isolate mTacAcu1 unplaced genomic scaffold, mTacAcu1.pri scaffold_140_arrow_ctg1, whole genome shotgun sequence genomic DNA:
- the LOC119923065 gene encoding olfactory receptor 140-like, translated as MGNLLIIITIKAIQTLGTPIYFLLTYLSFTDTCYTSCMAPKMIIDLLQERKTIFFSGCTSQLFAGHLFTSAEIILLVAMASDRYMAICKPLHYTAIMSQHVCGLLMLLKLASTSTQVCRLLVVANSAVMCTLNFLLLVLSYVVIWTLYKLPVFMSVAIFYTTITTMLNPVIDTMRDAEVKSVMRKLWSRKVK; from the exons ATGGGGAATCTGCTCATCATCATAACCATAAAGGCCATTCAAACTCTGGGCACCCCCATATACTTTCTTCTGACCTATTTGTCCTTCACAGATACCTGCTATACATCCTGTATGGCTCCCAAGATGATTATAGATTTGCTGCAGGAGAGGAAAACTATCTTCTTCAGTGGCTGCACATCACAGCTCTTTGCAGGTCATTTGTTCACCAGTGCCGAGATCATCCTTCTCGTGGCCATGGCCTCTGACCGCTACAtggccatctgtaagcccctgcACTACACAGCCATCATGAGTCAGCACGTGTGTGGCCTACTGATGCTG TTGAAACTTGCTAGCACCAGCACCCAGGTCTGTCGCCTGTTGGTCGTGGCCAACAGTGCGGTGATGTGTACATTAAATTTTCTCCTACTGGTCTTGTCTTACGTCGTCATCTG GACCTTGTACAAGCTCCCTGTGTTCATGTCGGTGGCCATATTTTACACTACCATCACCACCATGTTGAACCCCGTCATCGACACCATGAGAGACGCGGAGGTGAAAAGTGTCATGAGGAAGCTGTggagcaggaaagtgaaatga